From the Marinomonas sp. THO17 genome, one window contains:
- the ubiB gene encoding ubiquinone biosynthesis regulatory protein kinase UbiB, with protein sequence MFTSVFRFLRIFYTVVRFRLDVFIPFHLLPWYIRYSLGVVCSIGRKHASKNRGERLRLALESLGPIFVKFGQILSTRRDLLDDDLADELAKLQDKVPPFSGQIAKAIIERDLKAPIDQLFAEFSETPLASASIAQVHTATLHSGEAVVVKVIRPKIELTISKDISLLYSLAYFVAKVSEDGRRLRPIEVVTDYEYTILDELDLAKEAANTGLLQRNFTDSELLYVPQVYWDYCHRNVMVMERISGIPVADIAALNKAKVDMKCLAERGVEIFFTQVFSHSFFHADMHPGNIFVDPSNPDKPKYIAIDCAIMGSLDDEDKSYLARNLLAFFRRDYRLVAELHVESGWVPKGTPVHAFESAIRSVCEPMFAKPLKDISFGQVLIGLFQTARRFNMEVQPQLVLLEKTLLNIEGLGRQLYPDLDLWVTAKPFLEKWMREQMGPKRVMEEVRKQAPQWAGHLPQIPNLVFSALTQLSHQEERMQAQTDEIKQLTQELKQRRKSWPFRLLGVFSLGAAWLATQPDTLDQLRHLDIASIGLFILGLYLLVLKP encoded by the coding sequence ATGTTCACCAGTGTGTTTCGCTTTTTGCGTATCTTTTATACCGTGGTGCGCTTTCGTCTGGATGTTTTTATTCCCTTTCATCTTTTGCCTTGGTACATACGCTACAGTTTAGGCGTGGTGTGCTCGATTGGTCGTAAACACGCTAGTAAAAATCGTGGTGAACGTTTGCGCTTGGCATTGGAATCTCTTGGTCCCATCTTTGTTAAGTTTGGACAAATCCTATCCACCCGTCGGGATTTGTTAGATGATGATTTAGCAGATGAGTTGGCTAAACTTCAGGATAAAGTGCCGCCGTTTTCCGGACAAATTGCAAAAGCCATTATCGAGCGGGATTTAAAAGCGCCAATTGATCAGCTCTTTGCTGAGTTTTCCGAAACGCCTTTGGCGTCAGCATCCATTGCTCAGGTGCATACAGCCACATTACATAGCGGTGAAGCTGTGGTGGTAAAGGTGATTCGTCCTAAAATCGAATTAACTATTAGTAAAGACATTAGTTTGCTTTACAGTTTGGCGTATTTTGTTGCGAAAGTGAGTGAAGATGGTCGTCGTCTGCGCCCCATTGAAGTAGTAACGGATTACGAATACACCATCTTAGATGAGTTGGATTTGGCCAAAGAAGCTGCCAACACAGGTTTGCTACAGCGAAATTTTACTGATTCCGAATTACTGTATGTGCCACAAGTCTATTGGGATTATTGCCATCGTAATGTGATGGTCATGGAGCGTATTTCAGGCATTCCTGTGGCAGACATTGCTGCGCTTAATAAGGCTAAGGTCGACATGAAATGTTTGGCAGAGCGAGGTGTGGAGATATTTTTTACACAAGTATTCTCGCACAGTTTTTTTCATGCCGACATGCACCCTGGTAACATTTTCGTTGATCCGAGTAATCCAGACAAACCTAAATACATTGCCATTGACTGCGCCATAATGGGCAGCTTAGATGATGAAGATAAAAGTTATTTGGCGCGTAATTTATTGGCGTTTTTCCGACGTGATTATCGCTTAGTGGCAGAGTTGCATGTGGAAAGTGGTTGGGTTCCTAAAGGCACACCTGTACACGCTTTTGAATCGGCCATTCGCAGTGTTTGTGAACCCATGTTTGCCAAACCATTGAAAGACATTTCTTTTGGTCAGGTGTTGATTGGCTTATTCCAAACTGCGCGTCGTTTTAATATGGAAGTGCAGCCCCAGTTAGTGTTACTGGAAAAAACCTTATTAAACATCGAAGGTTTGGGACGTCAGTTGTATCCTGATTTGGATTTGTGGGTCACGGCTAAACCTTTTTTGGAAAAGTGGATGCGCGAACAAATGGGCCCTAAACGCGTGATGGAAGAAGTTCGTAAGCAAGCACCACAATGGGCAGGGCATTTGCCACAAATACCCAATTTGGTCTTTAGTGCATTAACACAATTGTCTCATCAAGAAGAGCGTATGCAAGCGCAAACAGACGAGATTAAACAGTTAACGCAAGAGCTTAAACAACGCCGTAAAAGTTGGCCTTTTCGTTTGTTGGGTGTGTTCAGTTTAGGGGCGGCTTGGTTGGCGACACAGCCAGATACACTTGATCAATTGCGACATCTGGATATAGCCAGTATTGGATTGTTTATATTGGGTCTGTATTTACTTGTCTTAAAACCGTAA
- the ubiE gene encoding bifunctional demethylmenaquinone methyltransferase/2-methoxy-6-polyprenyl-1,4-benzoquinol methylase UbiE codes for MQDEQNKTTHFGFKEIPTDEKVQAVAQVFHSVAAKYDIMNDLMSGGIHRLWKRHTISQSGVRAGNKVLDIAGGTGDLTLKFSRLVGSEGQVVLADINDSMLKVGRDKLANQGVVGNVKFVQANAEELPFPDNTFDCITIAFGLRNVTDKSKALASMYRVLKPGGRLLVLEFSKPESEILSKVYDQYSFRLLPAMGKLIANDADSYRYLAESIRMHPDQETLKSMMDDVGFERTSFQNLTGGIVALHKGFKF; via the coding sequence ATGCAAGATGAGCAAAACAAAACCACCCACTTTGGTTTCAAAGAAATCCCTACCGATGAAAAAGTGCAAGCGGTGGCGCAGGTGTTCCACTCTGTAGCAGCCAAGTACGACATAATGAACGATCTTATGTCGGGTGGAATTCATCGTCTTTGGAAGCGTCATACCATTAGTCAGTCTGGTGTTCGTGCGGGTAATAAAGTTCTCGATATCGCTGGTGGTACAGGGGATTTGACACTGAAATTTTCTCGTCTTGTTGGCAGTGAAGGACAGGTTGTTTTGGCTGATATTAACGATTCTATGCTTAAGGTAGGTCGTGACAAGCTGGCCAATCAAGGTGTGGTGGGTAATGTTAAATTTGTTCAAGCTAATGCAGAAGAGTTGCCTTTTCCTGATAATACTTTTGATTGCATTACCATCGCCTTTGGTTTGCGTAATGTGACGGATAAATCTAAGGCCTTGGCATCCATGTATCGTGTGTTAAAGCCGGGTGGTCGTTTATTGGTATTGGAGTTCTCCAAGCCAGAATCTGAAATCTTATCAAAAGTGTATGATCAATATTCTTTCCGACTACTGCCTGCGATGGGCAAATTAATTGCCAATGATGCGGACAGCTATCGTTACTTGGCCGAATCCATTCGTATGCACCCAGATCAAGAGACACTAAAAAGCATGATGGATGATGTTGGTTTTGAGCGAACCAGTTTTCAAAATTTAACGGGTGGCATTGTGGCACTTCATAAAGGATTTAAATTCTAA